In Aquimarina spinulae, a single window of DNA contains:
- a CDS encoding P-II family nitrogen regulator encodes MKKIEAIIRKSKFEAVKEALHKIEVNFFTYWDVTGVGNEKKGHVYRGITYNTSDIPRRYLSIVISDEFEEKTIRTLIDSAKTGEVGDGKIFVSNIQDAYRIRTEEKGNQALY; translated from the coding sequence ATGAAAAAAATTGAAGCAATTATACGCAAATCAAAATTCGAAGCTGTAAAAGAAGCTTTACATAAAATTGAAGTAAATTTCTTTACCTATTGGGATGTAACAGGTGTTGGTAATGAAAAGAAAGGCCATGTATACAGAGGGATCACCTATAATACATCTGATATACCACGTAGATACTTATCCATAGTGATCTCTGATGAATTTGAAGAAAAAACAATTCGTACACTAATTGATTCTGCCAAAACCGGAGAGGTCGGTGACGGAAAAATATTTGTATCAAATATTCAGGATGCTTACAGAATTAGAACTGAAGAAAAAGGCAATCAGGCATTATATTAA
- a CDS encoding porin produces the protein MKTKTTTFLKKVTLFTLILLSSKVISQEEKPEPTLDKLLSKINLSGSIDGYYRYNFEAPNNNSVAPKTLFANDNGFALSMANTILEYEGEKVGFVADLVFGPRGEDAVFNSDDSAQIINQLFVYWDVTESIKLTFGNFNTFIGYEVISPTGNFNYSTSYMFSYGPFSHTGLKADIAISKKWSAMLAVMNPSDYTDSNPFDTYIAGAQIGYTLNNGSAFLNFRYGNEGEPGEVGPTFQVDLTTGWDLTQDFYLGVNTTYVTTEPQENGDASGFYGVALYPQYKTSKKFAIGIRGEYFSVYNGGLTDVIGLNTQGDGDVITATLTGNYTIGELTLKPELRIDATSEDSFLDNDREATKSLSSFVLGAVYKF, from the coding sequence ATGAAAACAAAAACCACCACATTTTTAAAAAAAGTAACTCTTTTTACTTTAATCTTATTAAGTTCCAAAGTTATTAGCCAGGAAGAAAAACCAGAACCAACATTAGATAAGTTATTATCTAAAATAAACTTATCAGGATCTATTGACGGATACTACAGGTACAATTTTGAAGCTCCTAATAACAACTCGGTAGCTCCAAAAACATTATTCGCAAACGATAATGGTTTTGCATTAAGTATGGCTAATACTATTTTGGAATATGAAGGCGAAAAAGTTGGGTTTGTAGCCGATCTTGTCTTTGGACCCAGAGGAGAAGATGCTGTATTTAATTCTGATGATTCTGCTCAAATTATTAACCAGTTATTTGTCTACTGGGATGTAACCGAAAGCATTAAACTAACCTTCGGTAATTTCAATACTTTTATAGGGTATGAAGTGATTTCACCAACTGGAAATTTTAATTATTCTACTTCGTATATGTTTTCATACGGCCCTTTCTCACATACTGGCTTGAAAGCAGATATTGCAATAAGTAAAAAATGGTCTGCTATGCTTGCTGTAATGAACCCTAGTGATTATACAGACAGTAATCCATTTGACACCTATATCGCTGGAGCACAAATAGGATATACCCTGAATAATGGTAGTGCTTTTCTAAATTTCAGATATGGTAATGAAGGAGAACCAGGAGAAGTAGGCCCTACTTTTCAGGTAGATCTTACTACAGGATGGGATCTCACACAAGATTTTTATCTTGGTGTAAATACAACCTATGTAACTACAGAACCACAAGAAAACGGAGATGCTTCTGGGTTTTATGGAGTAGCACTATATCCTCAATACAAAACATCTAAAAAATTCGCTATAGGAATAAGAGGAGAATATTTCTCGGTTTATAATGGTGGATTAACAGATGTAATTGGACTAAACACACAAGGTGATGGAGATGTTATTACAGCTACCCTAACAGGAAATTATACGATTGGAGAGTTAACGCTTAAACCAGAATTAAGAATCGATGCTACTTCTGAAGATTCCTTTTTAGATAATGATAGAGAAGCTACAAAAAGTCTTTCTTCTTTTGTGCTAGGAGCAGTATACAAATTTTAA